One Deinococcus planocerae genomic window, ACGTACTCCTTCAGCCGCGCGGGCGTGTCTCTGCGGGGATCGACGCTCACGAGCACGATGTCGAAGCGTTCTCGCTCGGCGGCGGGCAGGGCCTGACGTGCCTTGTCGAGGTAGGCGAGGCTCAGGGGACAGATGTTCGGGCAGTGGGTGAAGCCGAAGAAGAGGGCGGTGGTGCGCCCGCTCCCGCCGGGCCGGAAGGTCCAGGCCTGGCCGTTCTGGTCGGTGCCGGAGAACACCTGCGCGGCGGTCGGGCGGTCGTACGCGGTGCCGTAGAAGGGGAAGGGACTCTTCAGGCGGGCGAACCCCCAGGCCCCGCCCAGCACGAGCGCGACGGCGCACACGGCGAGGAGGGCCGACACGTACCAGGGCCGCGCGGCGGGAGGGGAGGTGGGCAGCGAGGTCTCGGTCATGTCAGGGTTTGCGCACCACGGCGTCCACGTTCAGTCGGCGACCCGGCCCCGCGCTCAGGGTGAGGCGCACCGTCTCGCCCACCTTGAGGGGCCGGGTCAGGTCCATCAGCATGAGGTGATCGCCCGCCGCGGAGAGCCGGAGGGTGCCGCGTGCGGGAACGGTCAGGGTCTTCACGGCGCTCATGCCCGTGCGGCCCTGGGCGTCCCGGCGGGTGTGCATCAGCATGGCGTGTCCGGCGGCGGGGGTCTGGACGCCCGTCAGGGTGACCGGGCTGTTGCCCGCATTGCG contains:
- a CDS encoding SCO family protein, coding for MTETSLPTSPPAARPWYVSALLAVCAVALVLGGAWGFARLKSPFPFYGTAYDRPTAAQVFSGTDQNGQAWTFRPGGSGRTTALFFGFTHCPNICPLSLAYLDKARQALPAAERERFDIVLVSVDPRRDTPARLKEYVEFFGKATGVRVPEPRLPEVARAYGVAYQKADVKGPDEYQINHTTGTYLIDASGKLRLLWDYTQLPQVERVVRDIEYVMENPAS
- a CDS encoding copper chaperone PCu(A)C; the encoded protein is MSTPTPLFVALALAAVVIPAAADRAGHHLTGHAVQGAPAPAALGAALPLTVQGATVVAVPPGATETSAFMTLRNAGNSPVTLTGVQTPAAGHAMLMHTRRDAQGRTGMSAVKTLTVPARGTLRLSAAGDHLMLMDLTRPLKVGETVRLTLSAGPGRRLNVDAVVRKP